One Pseudomonadota bacterium genomic window, GTTCGAGCAAAATTCGCATGAGATTTATCGCCTGACCGAAGCCGAGTGGACGTGAGAAGAGGAAAAGAAAATGGCTAAACAGAAATTTGAGCGTACGAAGCCACATTGCAATGTTGGCACGATTGGGCATGTCGATCACGGCAAGACGACGTTGACGGCAGCGATCACGAGGGTTCTGGGCGAGGCGGGCGGTGCTGTATTTGTGCCGTTTGATCAGATCGACAAGGCGCCGGAAGAGCGTGAGCGCGGCATAACGATTGCGACGGCGCATGTTGAGTATGAGACCACAGCGCGGCATTACGCGCATGTCGATTGCCCGGGTCACGCGGATTATGTGAAGAACATGATCACGGGTGCGGCGCAGATGGACGGCGCGATTTTGGTGGTATCGGCGG contains:
- a CDS encoding GTP-binding protein, producing MAKQKFERTKPHCNVGTIGHVDHGKTTLTAAITRVLGEAGGAVFVPFDQIDKAPEERERGITIATAHVEYETTARHYAHVDCPGHADYVKNMITGAAQMDGAILVVSA